One part of the Chloroflexota bacterium genome encodes these proteins:
- a CDS encoding NERD domain-containing protein, whose protein sequence is MAEFLMNDGWPEPDSLGAILSETLPDDYVVVERPTVQGHALDMVVVGSQGLFVLHLKDWAGEVRPVPGKPWQVITPDGQPGTYPDPAAEAQKNTAFLATFARDELRSQEAPAIYHLLVLTNPDARLVPGVAPDMMVTFPGNVVSVIVTMPVPSVGGLPDRYDRRNLAHALHARRLSASQRTKTPFIFRSGGLFGGKKAWTVRDAVQHMDRHPEVGIYHLNNGTLQAWLEAEGALDLADLAQQVLQGRESDPRVPLEMFLIGTGLVDRPRLNVHPWPLNLGCVVSGGSCRGRVKIRKGPGRGYLFGNISASQPWLQVEPRSFSGGPQEAVITVDTSSLPISATPWQADLLIDSSAATQPVAVPVQVRVSGEPATLSRYGLRPLLDGLVAGLVGGGIGALLGEIGGLAAPASFTSPTLFWALAIGLLWAVFGLVRGLGQRTAWTVPYATMRYLVKIILWMLALGATAVVGLLLWNALSGRNGPELATNDGLQLVLITMGLSIIPATVSEMRAARLADDSPLSSERRSLLQPGLVALAAMALIAALSAGIRLASPTWNQLTEAGTIETAESWLEQGLQELNDATQQGVDQVNLWLYDRPGEISPAVTPTPPASLEGE, encoded by the coding sequence ATGGCAGAGTTCTTAATGAACGATGGCTGGCCAGAGCCGGACTCGCTTGGGGCGATCCTGAGCGAGACGCTGCCTGATGACTACGTGGTCGTCGAGCGACCCACCGTTCAGGGACATGCCCTGGATATGGTAGTCGTTGGATCGCAGGGCCTCTTTGTCCTGCACCTGAAGGACTGGGCCGGGGAAGTCCGGCCGGTGCCGGGCAAGCCCTGGCAGGTGATAACACCTGATGGCCAGCCGGGCACCTATCCAGACCCGGCCGCTGAAGCCCAAAAGAACACCGCGTTTCTGGCCACATTTGCGCGCGATGAGTTGCGAAGCCAGGAGGCACCGGCCATTTACCACTTGCTGGTGCTTACCAACCCCGATGCCCGCCTGGTGCCCGGCGTGGCACCAGACATGATGGTGACCTTCCCCGGTAACGTGGTAAGTGTAATCGTGACCATGCCGGTTCCCAGCGTCGGTGGTTTGCCAGATCGCTATGACAGGCGCAATCTGGCTCACGCGTTGCACGCCCGCAGGCTGTCTGCCTCCCAACGAACAAAAACCCCTTTCATCTTTCGCTCCGGGGGCCTGTTTGGTGGCAAAAAAGCCTGGACGGTTCGGGACGCAGTACAGCATATGGACCGCCACCCCGAGGTTGGAATCTATCACCTTAACAACGGCACGTTGCAAGCATGGCTGGAGGCAGAGGGTGCTCTTGATCTGGCCGACCTGGCTCAGCAGGTTCTGCAGGGGCGCGAAAGCGACCCAAGGGTGCCCCTGGAGATGTTTCTGATCGGCACAGGCCTGGTAGATCGACCTCGGCTGAACGTACATCCCTGGCCTCTAAACCTGGGCTGTGTGGTATCAGGTGGGTCCTGTCGCGGGCGTGTGAAGATACGCAAAGGCCCGGGGCGCGGCTATCTATTCGGAAACATCAGCGCCAGCCAACCGTGGCTCCAGGTGGAACCGCGCAGTTTCAGCGGTGGGCCCCAGGAAGCCGTGATTACCGTTGACACCTCAAGCCTGCCCATCAGCGCCACCCCCTGGCAGGCCGATTTGCTGATCGACTCCAGTGCAGCGACCCAACCCGTGGCGGTGCCCGTGCAAGTGAGGGTGAGTGGCGAGCCGGCGACTCTCAGTCGTTACGGCCTTCGTCCTCTCCTTGACGGCCTGGTAGCCGGCCTGGTAGGTGGGGGTATCGGCGCTTTGTTGGGCGAAATCGGCGGCCTGGCAGCACCTGCTTCCTTCACCTCGCCTACGCTGTTCTGGGCTCTGGCCATCGGACTGTTGTGGGCCGTTTTCGGCCTGGTGCGGGGACTGGGCCAGCGCACGGCATGGACTGTACCCTATGCAACGATGCGCTATCTGGTCAAGATCATTCTATGGATGCTGGCACTGGGAGCAACAGCGGTCGTGGGCCTTCTGCTCTGGAACGCCCTGTCTGGACGGAATGGACCGGAATTGGCTACCAACGATGGCCTGCAGTTGGTCTTGATAACCATGGGACTGTCCATCATACCGGCAACCGTGAGCGAGATGCGCGCGGCAAGGTTGGCGGACGATTCGCCGCTATCGTCTGAGCGGCGTTCACTGCTCCAACCGGGCCTGGTTGCCCTGGCGGCCATGGCGCTGATAGCAGCCCTTTCCGCCGGCATACGGCTGGCCAGCCCCACCTGGAACCAGTTGACCGAAGCTGGCACCATTGAAACCGCCGAATCGTGGCTCGAGCAGGGTTTGCAAGAGCTGAACGATGCGACGCAACAGGGCGTCGATCAGGTCAACCTATGGCTCTACGACCGGCCTGGAGAGATCAGCCCAGCGGTTACACCAACACCACCGGCCTCGCTGGAGGGTGAATGA
- a CDS encoding DnaB-like helicase C-terminal domain-containing protein — translation MTDPGGGGSGDGIVLEARHHSPHIIEMERTGPATLAEVMTRVEEEAARGETSRYISLPTGFDPLDDILNGGMRRGELLIIGGAFGVGKTIFGLQMARNIVRSNPNARAMYICYEHDRDHLMSRLLCLESAERGDGDQALTLRRLAQMAQDASTGAGLINRLQMTPRYRPVVETMADYGDRLILVKASGDTSTLDDVRRWVNDAARAGTGQLVVVVDYLQKIPVNWATLQPETEVTTHLTQGLKELAMALGVQVVAIAASDRIGLKSKRMRLSDLRGSSALQYEADVGLILNNKWAIVSREHMVYNPGMADAMRGWVVMTVEKNRAGRNAVDMEYRLDAAHFRFITEGRFVRERLVDEKLVLE, via the coding sequence ATGACAGATCCTGGAGGCGGCGGCTCAGGCGACGGAATCGTGCTGGAGGCTCGCCATCACTCGCCCCATATCATTGAAATGGAACGCACCGGGCCAGCCACCCTGGCAGAGGTGATGACCCGGGTTGAAGAGGAAGCCGCGCGCGGCGAGACCTCGCGCTACATCTCGTTGCCCACCGGCTTCGATCCCCTGGATGATATCCTCAACGGTGGTATGCGGCGGGGTGAGTTGCTGATCATCGGCGGCGCCTTTGGCGTCGGCAAGACCATTTTCGGCCTGCAGATGGCTCGCAATATCGTGCGATCCAACCCGAACGCGCGCGCCATGTATATCTGCTACGAACACGACCGGGACCACCTCATGTCCCGTCTGCTTTGCCTGGAGAGCGCCGAACGAGGGGATGGCGACCAGGCGCTCACCCTGCGCCGCCTGGCCCAGATGGCCCAGGACGCTAGCACAGGTGCCGGGCTGATCAACCGCCTCCAGATGACCCCGCGCTACCGCCCGGTGGTTGAAACGATGGCCGATTACGGCGATCGTTTGATCCTGGTCAAGGCCAGCGGCGATACTTCGACCCTTGACGATGTTCGGCGCTGGGTGAATGACGCTGCCAGGGCGGGCACCGGGCAGCTAGTGGTGGTGGTGGACTACCTGCAGAAAATCCCGGTCAACTGGGCAACCCTTCAACCTGAAACCGAGGTCACCACCCACCTGACCCAGGGGCTGAAGGAGCTGGCCATGGCGCTGGGAGTCCAGGTCGTCGCGATCGCGGCTTCCGACCGGATCGGCCTGAAATCAAAGCGTATGCGTCTGAGCGACCTGCGCGGCAGCTCTGCATTGCAATACGAGGCCGATGTCGGACTGATCCTCAACAACAAATGGGCCATTGTCAGCCGCGAGCATATGGTCTACAACCCCGGGATGGCCGACGCCATGCGCGGTTGGGTTGTGATGACTGTGGAGAAGAACCGGGCTGGCCGCAACGCCGTGGATATGGAGTACCGGCTCGACGCGGCCCACTTTCGCTTCATTACCGAGGGGCGTTTCGTAAGGGAACGCCTGGTGGATGAAAAACTGGTTCTGGAATAA
- a CDS encoding CpaF family protein: MVNLKRNSPRVNSSRSRAYGSPLNDNGAYNQVRDRVQRRLLSELSPAVTSENPDEVRRALERIFNEVIVDEGLPLSRTERAEFFEKIVSDILGFGVLEPLMRDESITEVLVNGPNQIYIERNGILQETDLSFRDDQELMRIIDRIVSPLGRRVDESSPMVDARMPDGSRVNVIIPPLSLMGPCISIRKFSRAAFTGEDMVRLDTLPREWLDFLRTCVQARLNFVVSGGTSTGKTTLLNVLSSFLPDGERIVTIEDAAELQLHQRHLVRLEARPANVEGKGEVRIRQLVINSLRMRPDRIVVGEVRGGEALDMLQAMNTGHDGSLTTAHSNSPRDTLHRVETMVLMAGMDLPLKAVREQIASAFDLIVHLDRLVDGTRRVVQITEVQGMEGDVIVMQDIFRYVQSGVKNGKVEGHFTATGVRPKFMDKIQAEGLSVPPSTFSPVQQKRRW, translated from the coding sequence ATGGTCAACCTTAAACGAAACTCACCCCGGGTCAATAGTTCGCGTTCGCGGGCTTACGGCTCCCCACTGAATGATAACGGCGCCTATAACCAGGTGCGCGACCGTGTGCAACGACGACTGCTGTCGGAGTTGAGTCCCGCGGTCACCTCGGAGAATCCCGACGAGGTCCGCCGGGCCCTCGAACGTATCTTCAACGAAGTCATCGTCGATGAAGGGTTACCCCTTAGCCGCACGGAGCGAGCAGAATTCTTCGAGAAGATCGTGTCCGACATCCTGGGTTTCGGCGTGCTGGAGCCGCTCATGCGCGACGAGAGCATCACCGAAGTCCTGGTTAACGGGCCGAATCAGATCTACATCGAACGCAATGGCATTTTGCAGGAAACGGATCTGAGTTTTCGTGATGACCAGGAGTTGATGCGAATCATCGATCGCATTGTCTCTCCCCTGGGCCGGCGAGTGGACGAGAGCAGCCCCATGGTCGATGCACGTATGCCCGATGGCTCGCGCGTCAATGTCATCATCCCACCCCTGTCATTGATGGGACCATGCATCAGCATCCGTAAATTCTCTCGCGCCGCTTTCACCGGCGAGGACATGGTGCGCCTGGACACTTTGCCACGGGAGTGGCTCGACTTTCTGCGCACCTGTGTCCAGGCCCGCTTGAATTTCGTGGTGTCGGGTGGCACCAGCACCGGAAAAACCACCCTGCTCAATGTGCTTTCCAGCTTTCTACCCGACGGCGAGCGTATCGTCACTATCGAGGATGCAGCCGAGTTGCAGCTCCACCAGCGCCACCTGGTCCGCCTGGAAGCGCGGCCGGCCAACGTGGAAGGCAAAGGGGAGGTGAGGATCCGCCAACTGGTGATCAATTCGTTGCGCATGCGTCCCGACCGCATCGTGGTCGGTGAGGTGCGTGGTGGGGAAGCCCTGGACATGCTGCAGGCCATGAATACTGGCCACGACGGCTCTCTGACCACTGCCCACTCCAACAGCCCGCGCGATACGCTGCATCGCGTCGAGACCATGGTACTCATGGCTGGCATGGACCTGCCGCTAAAGGCTGTGCGCGAGCAGATCGCCTCGGCCTTCGACCTTATCGTGCACCTGGATCGCCTGGTGGACGGTACCCGGCGCGTGGTACAGATCACTGAGGTGCAGGGCATGGAGGGAGATGTCATTGTAATGCAGGACATCTTCCGTTACGTGCAAAGCGGTGTAAAAAACGGCAAGGTGGAGGGCCATTTCACCGCCACCGGCGTGCGCCCCAAGTTCATGGACAAGATTCAGGCGGAAGGTCTCTCGGTTCCGCCGAGCACCTTCTCACCAGTGCAGCAGAAACGACGCTGGTGA
- a CDS encoding tetratricopeptide repeat protein has protein sequence MTIASGQNLGYDDPLYSQGMAHLQAGRWQEAIRCFEALAQQYPDDSSVEQMLAEARFKAKLDSAVRVRPKRSTFPWRKWLVRGLILALLVFMVYQGINLVNSQLIPWQQAQQDRIRRQSLFSRAETGVENEDYDLAQTTLNELLAEAPEYPGAAELLNEITIGQERRGLLENAIASLNEGELTAAQLAFLDLQERYPGWRNADLETYLQQIKKRQKMIQNFQEGAVLAQAGHCQEALVKLEQVRNTDLDYQRPKVERYLADCHLALGQEIVIQVPPQVSQLPVALEHFEKTLVLRPKAAEASLQRDLASRFLVGKERFDNDQVDQALPLLRSVYDLNPGYLDGLALNTLYDAYVGSGDRFRAAGNCNDAYEQYRKGCQELPVDDNTLACSRFEEAVACVTPTSTPTATPTATPTATPTPTPRPTAPPAPTPTPLSAEALVQRYRGKILFRADKPEQRGWWVMNGDGTGRTYLGDAPELKEMYELVRERETWSPDGNCRTYTIQTGDDDYPAVYAQCQPPPGGVQDILPTWKISQGLTKVAYDPVWSPDGRRIAFVSQNKTSDDIWIANSQDGTEQWNLTHNDWEWDKHPSWSSDGQHIVFWSNREGTKQIYVIDADDMRLWTKVSSTTWDEYNPVWIK, from the coding sequence GTGACGATAGCTTCCGGACAAAACCTGGGATACGACGATCCCCTCTATAGCCAGGGCATGGCCCATCTGCAGGCAGGCCGCTGGCAGGAGGCTATTCGCTGCTTTGAGGCCCTGGCGCAGCAGTATCCGGACGATAGCTCGGTAGAACAGATGTTGGCGGAAGCGCGCTTCAAGGCCAAACTGGACAGCGCTGTGCGGGTACGGCCCAAACGCTCTACCTTCCCCTGGCGCAAATGGCTGGTGCGCGGGCTCATTCTGGCCTTGCTTGTTTTTATGGTTTACCAGGGTATCAACCTGGTTAACAGTCAACTCATTCCCTGGCAGCAAGCGCAACAGGACAGGATACGGCGTCAATCACTGTTCAGCAGGGCAGAGACGGGTGTCGAAAACGAAGATTACGACCTGGCACAAACAACCCTCAACGAACTGCTGGCGGAAGCGCCCGAATACCCAGGTGCAGCCGAACTGCTGAATGAAATAACCATCGGCCAGGAACGCAGGGGCCTTCTTGAGAATGCCATAGCCAGCTTGAATGAGGGAGAACTCACGGCAGCGCAACTGGCCTTTTTGGATTTGCAGGAACGTTATCCTGGCTGGCGAAACGCCGACTTGGAGACATACCTGCAACAGATCAAAAAGCGCCAGAAAATGATCCAGAACTTCCAGGAAGGTGCGGTCCTGGCCCAGGCCGGACACTGCCAGGAGGCGCTGGTCAAGCTGGAACAGGTGCGCAACACCGACCTTGACTATCAGCGTCCCAAGGTCGAGCGCTACCTGGCCGATTGTCATCTGGCACTGGGCCAGGAGATTGTCATCCAGGTCCCGCCCCAGGTGTCCCAGTTGCCCGTGGCGCTGGAGCACTTCGAAAAAACGCTGGTGCTGCGCCCCAAGGCTGCCGAGGCATCCCTGCAGCGCGACCTGGCCAGCCGTTTCCTCGTGGGCAAGGAGCGCTTCGACAACGATCAGGTGGACCAGGCGCTGCCCTTGCTGCGTTCCGTCTACGACCTGAACCCAGGCTACCTGGATGGGCTGGCCCTCAACACCCTCTACGATGCCTATGTGGGCAGTGGTGACCGATTCCGCGCTGCCGGCAACTGCAACGATGCCTACGAACAGTATCGCAAGGGGTGCCAGGAGTTGCCGGTGGACGACAATACGCTGGCCTGCTCCCGTTTCGAGGAAGCGGTAGCCTGTGTAACACCCACCAGCACCCCCACAGCGACGCCGACAGCCACGCCGACAGCGACGCCCACGCCCACGCCGCGACCGACTGCACCGCCAGCGCCGACGCCCACACCACTCTCGGCAGAAGCGCTCGTCCAGCGCTACCGGGGCAAAATCCTCTTCCGGGCCGACAAACCGGAACAGAGAGGCTGGTGGGTCATGAACGGTGACGGCACCGGGCGTACCTATCTGGGCGATGCTCCCGAACTGAAGGAGATGTACGAACTGGTGCGCGAGCGGGAAACCTGGTCGCCTGACGGCAACTGCCGCACTTATACCATCCAGACCGGCGACGATGATTATCCGGCCGTCTACGCCCAGTGCCAGCCGCCACCCGGCGGCGTCCAGGATATCTTGCCCACCTGGAAGATCTCCCAGGGATTGACCAAGGTGGCCTATGACCCGGTCTGGTCCCCCGATGGCCGGCGCATCGCCTTCGTCAGCCAGAACAAGACCAGCGACGACATCTGGATCGCCAACTCGCAGGATGGCACCGAGCAATGGAACCTGACTCATAACGACTGGGAGTGGGATAAACATCCCTCCTGGTCATCGGACGGCCAGCACATCGTATTCTGGTCCAACCGCGAGGGCACCAAGCAGATCTACGTCATCGACGCCGATGATATGCGCCTGTGGACCAAGGTCAGCAGCACCACCTGGGACGAGTACAACCCGGTGTGGATCAAGTAA
- a CDS encoding type II secretion system F family protein has protein sequence MLTEFAGLVSPFLFAALVALAVVLVWMAFAPARPPRQVEERLEDYLDRADMVLEGEMSQPFVSRVILPPARSGLSLLGRILPQGSIPAIQHQLVMAGNPGSMTALDFMGLRVLVALLMAVGAFLLVNRNQGFTRSLLFSLAMAVMGYLLVTYWLKRRVRKRQYQIQRALPDALDMLTIGVEAGLAFESALLRVGERWDNPLTQEFRRAVAEMRMGTSRNVALQRMVERTGVQDLRTFVAVLIQSSTLGVSIAEVLHTQAAQMRVKRRQRAEELARQAGVKMVIPLALFIFPAMLVVILGPTIPAFIDLFRTLGGG, from the coding sequence ATGTTAACGGAATTTGCTGGCCTGGTTTCCCCCTTTTTGTTTGCCGCCCTGGTTGCCCTGGCGGTGGTTCTGGTATGGATGGCCTTTGCACCGGCGCGCCCACCCAGGCAGGTGGAGGAGCGACTGGAGGATTACCTGGACCGGGCCGACATGGTGCTGGAAGGGGAGATGAGCCAGCCCTTCGTCAGCCGGGTGATCCTGCCCCCTGCCCGCAGTGGGTTGAGCCTGCTGGGACGCATATTGCCCCAGGGGTCTATCCCTGCCATCCAGCACCAGCTGGTCATGGCGGGTAACCCGGGCAGCATGACCGCCCTCGATTTTATGGGCCTGCGTGTGCTGGTGGCGCTGCTGATGGCAGTGGGCGCGTTCCTGTTGGTGAACCGCAATCAGGGTTTCACCCGGTCATTGTTGTTCAGCCTGGCCATGGCGGTCATGGGCTATCTGCTGGTGACCTACTGGCTCAAACGGAGAGTGCGCAAGCGCCAGTACCAGATCCAGCGGGCTTTGCCCGATGCCCTGGATATGTTGACCATCGGCGTGGAAGCCGGCCTGGCCTTTGAATCGGCTCTGTTGCGGGTAGGGGAGCGCTGGGACAACCCCCTGACCCAGGAGTTTCGCCGGGCCGTGGCTGAAATGCGCATGGGTACCTCCCGCAACGTGGCCCTGCAGCGCATGGTGGAACGTACCGGCGTGCAGGACCTGCGTACCTTTGTGGCCGTGTTGATCCAGTCCAGCACCCTGGGAGTCAGCATTGCGGAGGTGCTGCATACCCAGGCGGCCCAGATGCGGGTCAAACGGCGCCAGCGAGCCGAGGAGTTGGCCCGCCAGGCGGGCGTCAAGATGGTTATCCCCCTGGCGCTGTTCATCTTTCCAGCCATGTTGGTGGTGATCCTGGGTCCCACCATCCCAGCCTTTATCGATCTCTTCCGCACCCTCGGCGGCGGCTAA
- a CDS encoding type II secretion system F family protein, whose product MTFGPILVSLLVALSVLMGFMALWRMFGAANPVEERLTEYSGTLDTGAEGYLGQRSRLPALNRTLAGFGFGPRLAGSLTRADISMTAAEYFLIIFGAALAGLLIGLWRGGVLLALVLAALGGFLPLFYLRVRENRRRRAFTEQIPDILTLMVGALRAGYGLTQAMGLLVDEMAEPASKEFSRVMQAITLGVPMQRALSDMAERVGSVDWDMVVTAINVQYETGGNLAQTLDTISYTVRDRIRLLRDVQVMTAQQRFTGYVLAALPFIVGLAMFLIVPMYISRLFEPGWIRLLPVAALILQLIGFLIIRRIVDIDV is encoded by the coding sequence ATGACATTTGGACCAATACTCGTCTCATTGCTGGTAGCACTTTCCGTGCTCATGGGCTTTATGGCCCTCTGGCGCATGTTCGGCGCGGCCAACCCGGTGGAAGAACGGCTGACCGAATACAGCGGCACCCTCGATACCGGCGCGGAAGGCTACCTGGGCCAACGCAGTCGCCTGCCGGCGCTGAATCGTACGTTGGCCGGTTTCGGTTTTGGGCCCCGCCTTGCCGGGTCGCTTACCCGGGCCGACATATCCATGACGGCAGCCGAGTATTTCCTGATCATTTTCGGTGCGGCCCTGGCCGGCCTGCTGATCGGCCTGTGGCGCGGCGGTGTCCTGCTGGCCCTGGTGCTGGCGGCCCTGGGTGGGTTCCTGCCTCTCTTTTACCTGCGGGTGCGGGAAAACCGCCGCCGCAGGGCCTTCACCGAGCAGATACCGGACATTCTCACCTTGATGGTAGGCGCCCTGCGGGCCGGTTACGGCCTGACCCAGGCCATGGGCCTGCTGGTGGACGAGATGGCAGAGCCAGCCTCAAAGGAATTTTCCCGGGTCATGCAGGCCATCACCCTGGGCGTACCGATGCAGCGAGCCCTTTCCGACATGGCCGAGCGCGTCGGCAGTGTGGACTGGGATATGGTGGTGACCGCCATCAACGTCCAATATGAGACAGGTGGCAACCTGGCCCAGACTCTCGACACCATCAGTTACACCGTTCGTGACCGCATCCGCCTGCTGCGCGATGTTCAGGTCATGACCGCTCAACAGCGCTTCACCGGCTATGTGCTGGCTGCGCTGCCCTTCATCGTCGGCCTGGCCATGTTCCTCATCGTGCCAATGTACATCAGCCGCCTGTTTGAGCCCGGCTGGATCCGCCTGCTGCCGGTGGCTGCCCTGATTCTGCAGCTCATCGGTTTTCTGATTATCCGCCGTATCGTGGACATCGACGTGTAA
- a CDS encoding response regulator, giving the protein MAGLIPGETLRMLLVSVEENVRDEVTEALTGRIGEYRLYWISQPDLAPLRAQDLIPHVVLLDNALGNADVAGLIRQLQTRAPGAAILMLVPADAMEMAQQAVLAGARGFVVKPLQAEDLEASLRQLLGRPAAVAAYSEIGTEIQPGRSVVFCAPKGGTGRTTLAINTAISLHQVTGQPVALVDADYAAPAIDVALNLPGQRTVLDLLPRLARLDPDLIMGVMMPHVSGVQVLLAPPPADLSNPISLPQVQQILALLKRMFPWVVVDLGLPMDETAFAFLDGADRIVMSVLPEMVGLRNTRLMMDLLHERGYPDERVWLVLNRASMKGGIPVSDIEERLRVSVQQRIPDDQALATHSVNRGVPLTMSHGRSSLARSFKSFSQSLIEDVAREDPTWQGVQTQSGSSFLDRLFRRSKAVESQS; this is encoded by the coding sequence GTGGCAGGATTGATTCCAGGCGAAACCCTTCGCATGTTGCTTGTCAGCGTCGAAGAAAACGTTCGCGACGAGGTAACTGAAGCCCTGACCGGGCGAATCGGCGAGTACCGGCTTTATTGGATATCCCAACCGGATCTGGCTCCCCTGCGCGCCCAGGACCTGATCCCCCACGTGGTGCTGCTGGACAATGCCCTGGGCAACGCCGATGTAGCCGGCTTGATCCGCCAGCTTCAGACCCGGGCCCCCGGTGCGGCCATCCTGATGCTGGTGCCCGCCGATGCCATGGAAATGGCCCAGCAGGCGGTGCTGGCCGGTGCCCGCGGTTTTGTGGTTAAACCGCTGCAGGCCGAGGACCTGGAGGCTTCCTTGCGCCAGCTGCTTGGCCGTCCCGCCGCCGTGGCTGCCTATAGTGAGATTGGGACGGAGATTCAGCCCGGTCGCAGCGTAGTTTTCTGTGCGCCCAAAGGGGGTACCGGTCGCACCACCCTGGCCATCAACACCGCCATCAGCCTGCACCAGGTCACCGGTCAGCCGGTCGCCCTGGTGGACGCCGATTATGCTGCCCCGGCCATCGATGTCGCCCTGAATCTGCCCGGACAGCGCACGGTGTTGGATCTGTTGCCCCGGTTGGCCAGGCTGGACCCCGACCTGATCATGGGCGTTATGATGCCGCATGTATCTGGCGTCCAGGTGCTGCTGGCGCCACCGCCGGCTGACCTTTCGAACCCCATCTCGCTGCCGCAGGTTCAGCAAATCCTGGCGTTGCTCAAACGCATGTTTCCCTGGGTAGTCGTGGACCTGGGGCTGCCCATGGATGAAACGGCATTCGCCTTTCTGGACGGCGCCGACCGCATTGTCATGTCGGTGCTGCCCGAAATGGTGGGGCTGCGCAACACACGCCTGATGATGGACCTGCTCCATGAACGGGGTTATCCCGACGAGCGGGTCTGGCTGGTACTCAACCGTGCCAGCATGAAAGGTGGCATACCGGTGAGCGACATCGAAGAGCGCCTGCGGGTATCGGTTCAACAGCGCATTCCCGACGACCAGGCGCTGGCCACCCATAGTGTCAACCGGGGCGTGCCGCTGACCATGAGTCATGGCCGCAGTTCGCTGGCCCGCTCCTTCAAGAGCTTCTCGCAAAGCCTGATCGAGGATGTGGCGCGCGAGGACCCCACCTGGCAAGGCGTGCAAACTCAGTCCGGTAGCAGCTTCCTGGATCGCCTCTTCCGCCGCTCCAAAGCGGTGGAATCACAATCATGA
- the cpaB gene encoding Flp pilus assembly protein CpaB — MVRTRGCLWLTAGVVVAILAGVVAFLTLNQLSETPDGQGPLVAGAERPVVVATQNIEVGTLLTADMLEARDVPAGAVPEGYVDDLENAIGKITLGNLVPGEVLLAERLADPNLISGDGRIALVLSDGEVLMAFPIEDLMSRIAFLKPGDHVDLLFSLDFPTDRGVEGRDDTEQATFNLLQNLTIAAIVGGETTTGGTSNAPQAILLTVTPQDALTLKYVKDAGGIVDIVVRAPGDEGPFETEPVDVDYMLDRYEIPNAVGR, encoded by the coding sequence ATGGTGCGCACTCGTGGATGCCTGTGGCTTACGGCCGGCGTGGTGGTGGCCATCCTGGCCGGCGTTGTCGCGTTCCTGACCCTGAACCAGCTCAGCGAGACCCCGGACGGGCAAGGGCCCTTGGTTGCCGGTGCCGAGCGCCCGGTGGTGGTGGCCACCCAGAATATCGAGGTGGGTACCCTGCTCACGGCAGATATGCTGGAGGCACGGGATGTCCCGGCCGGTGCCGTACCTGAGGGATATGTGGACGACCTGGAGAATGCCATCGGCAAGATTACCTTGGGCAATCTCGTCCCCGGCGAGGTGTTGCTGGCTGAACGCCTGGCCGATCCCAATCTCATCTCCGGCGACGGGCGCATAGCTTTGGTTCTCTCCGACGGCGAGGTGCTGATGGCTTTTCCCATCGAGGACCTGATGAGCCGGATTGCGTTCCTCAAGCCAGGAGACCACGTCGATCTGCTCTTTTCGCTGGACTTCCCCACCGACCGGGGCGTCGAGGGCAGAGATGACACGGAGCAGGCAACCTTTAACCTTCTGCAGAACCTGACCATCGCTGCCATCGTCGGCGGAGAAACCACCACCGGTGGCACGAGCAACGCGCCGCAAGCCATTTTATTGACCGTTACCCCCCAGGATGCGTTGACCCTCAAGTATGTCAAGGATGCCGGCGGTATCGTCGACATTGTGGTGCGGGCACCCGGAGATGAGGGGCCCTTTGAGACGGAACCGGTGGATGTGGATTACATGCTGGACCGTTACGAGATTCCCAACGCCGTGGGGCGATAA
- a CDS encoding TadE family protein: MPLCRKDNGGQELVEYAIVFFVLFLLILGIIEFGIIIFSQNSVTNVAREGARWSVVRRSSPDPSTYIPAIGGSVNETCPGTHAVVVAACTKALALDPGQLAVTVSRPNAAEISVEIRYDYNPFFGLIEPFLPSGLTLGSRSTMRLE; encoded by the coding sequence ATGCCTTTGTGTCGAAAAGATAACGGCGGCCAGGAGTTAGTGGAATACGCCATTGTCTTTTTCGTGCTATTCCTGCTGATTTTGGGGATTATCGAGTTCGGCATTATCATATTCTCCCAAAACAGCGTTACCAACGTGGCGCGCGAGGGCGCGCGCTGGTCGGTAGTGCGCCGGTCGAGTCCAGATCCCAGCACCTATATTCCGGCTATCGGCGGATCGGTCAATGAGACCTGTCCAGGCACTCACGCTGTTGTTGTCGCAGCATGTACCAAAGCGCTCGCCCTGGATCCCGGTCAGTTGGCGGTCACCGTGTCCAGGCCCAACGCAGCCGAGATCAGCGTGGAGATCCGCTACGATTACAACCCTTTCTTCGGCTTGATCGAGCCCTTTTTGCCCAGCGGCCTGACCCTGGGCAGCCGGTCAACCATGCGGCTAGAATAG
- a CDS encoding Flp family type IVb pilin, with product MLQYLFTYLTSIFSDEEGQDLAEYAILLGLIAMVVLLAVVAVGTNLSTVFGNFSTNISGWFSS from the coding sequence ATGTTACAGTATCTGTTCACTTACCTTACCTCGATCTTTTCCGATGAAGAGGGCCAGGACCTGGCCGAGTATGCCATTCTGTTGGGGCTGATTGCCATGGTTGTATTGCTGGCGGTGGTCGCCGTCGGCACCAATCTCAGCACCGTATTTGGCAACTTCAGCACCAACATTAGTGGCTGGTTTAGTAGCTAA